CTGGAGTCCATTATTTCCTACACAGCAACCCGACACACAAGTCACATCATACCCTTATGTATTTACTCTCAAGATCAGATTCACGTACTCTCCTGCAAGAACGTCAGAAAGACATTGAGTTTATATCACAGGAGTAATTCACAAAGTATAGTCAGGTGTCGATGGACCTGGAGGATATCATGTGTTGTAGGATATTATTGTAGTGGGTTATTATCTGTCTTCAGAGGGATCCATGCATCTTCTAAGACTTAGAATTGGATAATATTCTGAGACTCATCTGCAGCGGAGGGTTAATTTACCGTTTTACTGAGTTATTGACCTACGGCCCCATGTGCCACCAGTGGACTTGGGCCCATAAGGACTGTTCATCCAGTATTACTCACATCTGTGCTATAAATACTGTAAATCAGCTGTCTCCAGCCTGGATCACCATGAGATGTGGAACCTAGCGTGAGCCGGGCTGCGCCTGTACAGAGCAGGTAAATAATACTCTATGAAATCAATCAGAAAACCCGAATAACAAGGTCCCATTATATGGAAAAGACCAACAGGAGAGAATGAAACTTCAATTCTGAATTGTTATTAAGAAGGATTTTGTTTTCTATTCTTAGGAGCAATGTCAGGTGTTGGAAGGACTTAGGTGGGGTGGGGGCATTAAAAAAGTGAGAAGGGGAATGAATAAAGTGGTGGAGTGGTAGAATGGAGGGGTGGTAGTTATTGGGCCATAGAGGAGGGTGATCGTCTAGCAAAAAAAATGAGGGCGTCTATTACTTTTGCAGTTTCTCACTAAAATTTGGCAAAAATTATTGATGTGAAGAAGCGCTGTAGGGGTTAATGTTAACATCAATGGGATCTGAGCTGCCGACTAACATTCTCTTATATTGACCCAGATTGGACCCGACTATTGGTTGAAgcaaagaaaaacttttatttttcatcattttTAGTAACTTGTCATTAAATCAGATTTTATTTTCAAATCGATGGGAAAAAAAGTTGATATTTGTTTTGGAGATTCTACCCAATGTCTGATTTGGATGATAACACATTAATATTGGGCTTAATCATGGTGTCCACCAACATCTCCGGCGTTTACTCAAGTGTTTTTATCCTGGAGGGAATCCCGGACCTGGAGTCTTCTCATGTGTGGCTATCGATCCCTCTCTTTGTCGTGTACGTCTTAGCCATATCTGGGAACCTCCTGATGCTGCTCCTCATTATGATGGAACCACGGCTCCACAATCCCATGTATTATTTCCTCTGGACTTTGTCCCTCACTGATCTGGTTCTGTCGAGCTCCATTACCCTGAAAATGCTCTGCATCTTCTGGTTCAATCACAAGGAGATCCCTCTCTTATCCTGCCTTGTGCAGATGTTCTTCATCCACTGTTTCACCTCACTAGAGTCTGGAGTCCTCCTGGCCATGGCCTTTGATAGATACATGGCTATCTGTAATCCTCTTCAATATGTTAGTGCATTAACCAACACATTAATAGGGAAAATAGTCATGGCCCTGGTCATAAGAGGAACCATCATAGTGACCCCATGTCCATGGATGGCCAGTAGACTACCATACTGCCACAGCCACCATATCCCGCACTCCTACTGTGACCACATGGCGGTTGTGAAGTTGGCCTGTACAGACACCACCATCAACAGTGCCTATGGCTTGACCGTCGTCTTGATAGTCATTGTGTTTGATGTATCATGCATTGCCGTGTCATATGTTTTTATACTGAGGGCAGTTTTGAGACTTTCCTCTAAGAACGCCAAGAATAAAGCCTTCGAAACGTGTACGTCCCACATTTGTATCATCCTCATGTTCTACACCCTGGGACTGTTTTCCTTTCTGACTCATAGGATAGGTCATATAGCTCCATACATCCATGTTATCCTGTCCAATCTCTACCTGCTCATCCCACCAACTCTAAACCCCGTCATCTATCGTGTGAAGAACAAGGAGATCCGATCTGCAGCTCTCCATCTGTTGCAGGTTAggattttataaaatatatatggaTCCAGGTTAGATCCGGGAATATTATCTGTCCTGACAGTGATATTGAATAAGAACTTAATTGCACCCTCTGATGAGCTGTAAATGTCTGAAATCTTGTGGAATTTCACATAAATTTCCAATTTGTTATCGTTTTGAGGAACTTATCTTTTCAATGgacttttaaattattattattattattattattattattattattattgatacaTTTAAATTATTACTTAAAGTacgtaaaaaagtaaaactataACCACAaatgataattattattattattattattattttattattattattattttattattattttattactattattattattattattattttattattattttattattattattattattattattattattattttattactactattattattattattattattattttattattattattattattattattattattttattattattattattattattttattattattattattattttattattgttattattattattattattattattttattattattttattattattattattattattattattttattactactattattattattattattattattttattattattattattattattattattttattattattattattattattttattattattattattttattattgttattattattattattattattattattttattattattattattattattattttattattgttattattattattattattattattttattattattattattattactattattattattattattttattattattattattattattattattttattattgttattattattattattattattttattattattattattattattattattattattattgatacaTTCAAATTATTacttaaaaaagtaaaactataACCACAAATGAAGGGAGAATTCTGGAGAAACGCCTCAGACCTACCAATAATTGACTTCTAATATGACATTCACATTCCCGTCAGCATctgaatattatataaaaaaagactttcatagaaaaattattttattgtaagaaaaaaatacaaaattatcttTATATAAACTCCAAAAAGACTTCGGATTAACCCTTTCACATTCCGAATTTAACGAAAACATTTAAAGGTGCAAGATAGAATGGAATCTTTTAGAAAACAAATGAATATAGCGTCATTTTACGTATTTACTGCATGCATGGCAATATATTTCTGCGCTAAGTGCTATTATGGGGCAAAGATGGCGACCGGCTCAGAATCCAAAGTCCCCTCCATCAGCCATGGGTGTCAGTTATAATAAACATTGTTGGACATTTTTTCACCACGctcccaaaaaaagaaataaacgtcAATCAATAAGTTTttttataccccaaaatggtaccaatgaaaatgatacaaaaaacaagtccttataaagctgcggcgatggaaaaataaaaccgttatggctcttaaaatgcagcaacagaaaaaaaatggaatacaaatttgtgaaaaacaataaaaagttgGTGTCGTGttaataatcgtaacgacccatgAACTCCAAGAAACAAAACTCAAAAACCAGTGCtggaaatgtaggaaaaaaaaaacttctcatcccacaaaaatcaagccctcaaacCGCTGCATCTCCGGAAACATCAGCGTTACGGCTCctggaatgcggtgatgaaaaaacggaaaaaaaatatcaATACCTGTGTCCAAAACCCCTTGAAGACCAAGACATGAATGGCCCTAAGAAGCAACATTTTTTGCTTTTGTCCCTCGGGAGTCATAACTTTCCTACGTTTAGTTCAGAATTCTTataggaggtcttgttttttgactTGTAGAACTTTTCCGGTTCATTTATGTTAGTGATTAATTTACTCGAATTATTTAGAATTTTAacggaaatacaaaaaaaaaagtgattatcCGTATTAAttatttcagttgttttttttaccttaacCCCCGTAAATAATGTAAAGGATTTATGGAGCAGGTTGTTACGGGTCgggtgataccaaatatctgtGTATTATTTGTTATTTTCTGTATGTGGGGTCcactattatttttaataaaacttttttacatttttagcaaTTCTTCATGATTTTACCTTATATTATACATGTAGATTAGGCTGTACACATACCTGAGTTTACCCTAAGAATGGTCACCATAAACAATGGACTCTTCAAAGCCGTCTACCCATAGAAGATATGGATATAGATCTGACCCTAGGATCGCAGCTTTGCTTTCCCCGAATTTACCGCGATCGAGAATATCTACGATAAAAGAGACAGAGCGGTTCCCTGGATAGAGTCTCTAGAAAGAGGTGGTCAGTCAGACAATAATTTAGGGGCGCTCACCTTGTTctgttgcgtaaaaaaaaaaaacagctaaaacCGGTTGAGCCGCAGGTGCTGTATACACCGATGGACCGCTCCTGGGACAAGACCAGCCGGATACAGACGCGGGTAGAGACTTCATAAAAATCCAGGTTAATGTGCAACCCCATAGACGGGCAAAGGATGATAAAGGATGATAAAGTGTAGCAAGATCGGTTTATTGAAGATCATTCAAACATCCAGAGAATGTTTTTAAGGGTCAAAACGTCTTCATCAGATCTGACGAGACGCGTAACGAAGAACCAACATGGAGCAATAAACAGAGATACAAAAAGTATTATAGAGTAAAAAGGTCAGAGTCACAGCGCAAACATGACACGTTATCAATTATCCGTATTGTATAAAACACTGTGGGTACATAATAAACCCCACACGCAGCGCTGTGTCCGAAAACAATAGGGATTCCTATAATAACAGGACTCGCAGCAAAACGAAGAGTGAACAGGTGAGGTCCGGGGCACCAGTCACGCGTACACTATATACGAGCACCAAAATGACAAATAGAATTGTTCCAAAGTCTCCCCTGCGGCCATTACAACAATGTCTAAGTCTAGTCCAACTCCCACTAAGCCTGGAGTGACGCATATAGGAAACCCTGAAAATCCCACACATACCCTACCCGACCCCCGACTAGAAGACATGACAATGAGCAGGAACTCGACAATGCTCGGACTTTCATCTCCGTCTTTACCTTCAACCTCTTTTTCAGACCTGTCCGTACACGACCTTATTCATCCTATTTTGGGGGCTGAGATCTCACATTTGCAGGGGGTCATTATGCTGAAAGCTCAGTGGGAGAATGTAGGGCACAGATAGGCACCCTAGTGTGATAACGTAACGTCCGTTGGTCGCTCAGTAATTGGTAATTAGCTCATCTTGTTAGCACTTGGCTGTAAACATTAAGAAGTCTCCCTCAGGAGAGTTTCCAGACCTTCAGTGGGGATCCACGGTCATCCAGATGGACGTTTCTGCCGGATGGGGCAGGCGAGCGCTGTTATTCGTTTTCGTCTGAGGTTTCTTTGCATGGTTCCATGAGTAATACCTTTGGCGCTACAACCTGTTGTTTCCAGGAATGCAACTGATGCTTCATAGAGAGATGACCAGCGCAGGTGGTAGGTAAGGAATTTAGTTGGACAACATTATAAACAATGCTGACGCGTTTTGAACTCGGACCGAGCTCTTCCTCAGATCTGTGTAATAGTTAATAATATGAATAATACTTTACAGAGTGTTGTACCTTCTAGTACAACCCAAAAAGATGAGTGCAAACTCACCTGTCGCTACACCTTTCCTATTATCCATTGATAACACACCATTGCGCCTCTTCCCTCCCATCTCCACCTCGGTCTCCCCTGGAGGTCTATCCTCCATTTAGATCCGCACCTACACATACACATGTATATTTGACTTCTATGTCTCTAATAGACAACTCCTTAATCAAAGTTTATAATACTCCTACCTCGCCTAGCAAGAGTCAAGCTGTTGGTTTATCCTCAACATCATCACTTTTATAGAGTTATAATTATTCCAATAATCCCATAATAATCCCATAATAATCCCATAATAATCCCTTTCAGAGTTTGCGTCTTTTTTGGAACAACCTCCAACGCTCTTTCTGCTTCTTTCAGTGACTTTGAACTATTTTTGGACTTGTATAGTTTTAGAAGGAAACGAATTGTCACTAGATATTGAGAACATCAAAAAAATCCCACCAGTTCAGGAGCTCCGATCATTTCTCTCCCCTCATATAATGACTCTCCACCCGCCATACACACCAAAGCCGAAATCACACTTTTATCCaacacatcataagggtaggaacatcgAGAACTTTTACTCCCTTGTGTTTACTGCCTTTAGACTCATCAACTCTTCCTAATCACAAGTTACTGGCAACCTTGCATGGGGGATAGAAAGGCCCCGAGGTCCCTAATTACGAATActgatattgtaataaaaaatgcAGACAAGGGGGAATGGTCTAGTAACTCCGGACCGGAATACTTACATTACGGGCAGCAACAGAATTGtatctgatacacatttttaatcAGTATAATTTTTCGGTCTTGCTCCATGTCACGGTGGGtgtttggacccactgggccatagcgggatagcggctggccaaacaggataccaagggaaAGTCAATAGTTcaaataaggtacctgtggcaatacagacagtagcgatggtttaggctcggatggaaccttggcagcaggcagacaccaggcgcggtgaaatacagcaggcgtagtatacgacacaacacgactccaactctctacggcacaggaacaaggtagcatgggatataggatacagggagcaggatcgggaacactgggaactggaaaacactaagggaccatttgcaaagactaacatgggtaacacaacaaagctcagtcaatgagggaaggggcagggcccttcttatagtccagggtgatctgggagcaatcagtcaatctaaaacatgtgtgtgctcgggCCCATTAAGACCGTgaatgagctcgagcgcgcaccctagtggtcagtgCAGGactggacggccgcatgtgctggcatctctggggaggaagacgtctgcaggatgataggaaacCTCGGTCtgtgaccgcggacgttacactcCAACTTATGTCAGAGAATAACTGGAATTTATAAAAGAGATTAATTTCATAGTATCCtggaaaaaattataaaagtatTAAACTACATCGAATCCAAGATCACCCATATACTATCATCTGCCGACAGGGCACTCAATAATATCAGGGGTTATATCACTTACCTTCATCCTCTCTGAATACATTTACCATCTTCCGGA
This sequence is a window from Rhinoderma darwinii isolate aRhiDar2 unplaced genomic scaffold, aRhiDar2.hap1 Scaffold_783, whole genome shotgun sequence. Protein-coding genes within it:
- the LOC142730623 gene encoding olfactory receptor 52N2-like — its product is MVSTNISGVYSSVFILEGIPDLESSHVWLSIPLFVVYVLAISGNLLMLLLIMMEPRLHNPMYYFLWTLSLTDLVLSSSITLKMLCIFWFNHKEIPLLSCLVQMFFIHCFTSLESGVLLAMAFDRYMAICNPLQYVSALTNTLIGKIVMALVIRGTIIVTPCPWMASRLPYCHSHHIPHSYCDHMAVVKLACTDTTINSAYGLTVVLIVIVFDVSCIAVSYVFILRAVLRLSSKNAKNKAFETCTSHICIILMFYTLGLFSFLTHRIGHIAPYIHVILSNLYLLIPPTLNPVIYRVKNKEIRSAALHLLQVRIL